The sequence TGTCTTATAAAGAGATTGTTCAACTATAGAACATGAATTTAAAACACATTTATGGAAATTGTTCATGTTGTTTTATTCGTTAATTTTGCGGTTGAAGGTTCTGATCTATATAGATTCCAATTTAACAATTTTTCACTGTCGGACTTATGCAAACATGGGCAAGTGTTGAGCATGGAATGTGGTACGCCCGTTCCGCAGAATTCTTGAAAAAAGACACGATTCAAACGTTTGTTTGCTTAAGGACGATTGGTGATACCATTTTTCGGAATTGGTGCGCTTGCGCTAGGTTGGTTCATGTTAGGGTTAAAAACAGGCTGGTCTATTGAGGATAACTCCAACAAAATTGAGAAAACAATTGGAAAGAATTCATAAAAACAACAAAAACATCTGTGAACAGAACAGATGTTTTTGTTGTTAAATTAAGCGTATTTAATTCCTGCTTTTTTAATATTATTAATATCGCTTGAGCTGCATGGGGTAACAGCATAAGTCATTTCACAGTTAGGACAATTCATAATAACGGTCTCTAAAGTGAAAACTTCTCCGCAACCACAGTTAATCATGTGAGCAACAGATGGTGCAAAGTCTTCCTTCCCTTTGCTTTTTACATGATCAACAACCGCTTTACCATCTTTTAAATTTGAACAACCACACATTTGAAAACCTCCATGTCATTTTACAAAAATACTTTTTCATAGTTTTAAATTAACATAGAAGTAAGGAGATTGAAGTAACATTAATCACATGTATAAAGTAACTTTCTCTCTTTAACCAGCCTTTGTTTTAGATAAAAGTTCGGAAGAGTTTTTTACTTTTTTATTATAATTCATAATAATAATTCCGAAAGCTACTAGAGCAATTGCAACGACAATTGACAGGTTAAGTCTTTCTCCAGGAACGAGCAAGGCAGATAATAATGCGCCAAAAACAGGTGTTAAGAAGTTATAAATACTCACTTTTCCTGCTTTATTATATTTTAGGATCGTTGTCCATAAAGCAAAGGCAACTGCGGAAAGAAACGCTGCATAAATCAGTAATCCCCAGCCAAAGGGAGTGAATGTAATCGCATCTTCATTTAACTGAGGAACGCCTATAAGCAAAAGCAATAAGGCTCCAATAGTTAGCTGCCACCCCGTCAAAGTTACTGGATGAATGTCAGTCGCAAGTTCTTTAGCCATGATGGTTGTGATTGCAGTCGTTAGTCCAGCTAAAATCATAAAACCTTCACCAGTAAAATGAAACTGAAATTGGAAGGTTTGTCCCCAATTGGCCAAAATAATTCCAGCAAATCCGGTCAATATCCCTATTCCCTTCTTCCAATCCAAATGATCATTCTTATAGTAATAATGGGCTAAAATAACAGCGAGAAATGTGCCACTTGAAGTTAAAAGAGCACCTTGCATTCCGGATACTTTGGCTAATCCAATATAAAAGAAGTAATATTGCAAAGAGGTTTGGATCAACCCGAACAAAATAATGATCATAATTTGAGAACGTTTTATGACTAATTTCTTTCTATTCGTAAGGAATAAAAAAATCAATAGGATAAGTCCTGCCAATAGGAAACGAATTCCCGCAAATACGATTTGGGCGATTGAGTCATCAGCAGCTATCCTTAACTCAAGATTGCTAATCTTTAATACTGGAAATGCACTGCCCCATAAGAAGGCACAAATAGCGGCAAAGCCAATAACTGCCCATTTATTTTGAAAAATGCTTTTCAATTTTGACATCTCCCAATCTATAACAATTTAAATGTAACAACAAATAATCTTAACATATTAATAGATCGGGTTGAAGTCTATCTTTAAGACAAAAAAGACTGATTAACAACGATCAGTCTTTTTTGAATGGTTATATAATTCGAACTGAAACCATCCCAGTAATTTGTTTGATTTTTTCTTCTAAGATTGGGGCTAGATCTCCATTAAACTGGTTATCAATATCAATTATTGTATAAGCATATTCGCCCCTGCTTCGATTAATCATATCTGCAATATTTAAGTGATATTTAGAAAGAACGGAAGTGATTTGTCCAACCATATTAGGTACATTTTTATGATAAGCTGTGACGCGACGCTTTCCAGTATATGGCAAGGAAGCGTTTGGGAAATTAACGGAATTTATAATATTCCCTGTTTCTAGGTACTCTTTAATTTGTCTAGATGCCATAATTGCGCAATTTTCTTCTGATTCCCTCGTAGAAGCACCAAGATGGGGTATCGCAATTGCATTTTTCATTTTTAAAATTTTTTCATTCGGAAAATCAGTAATATACTTGCCAACTTTGCCAATCTCAAGCGCAACGGCCATATCTAATTCATTCACTAATTCACCACGAGAGAAATTGAAAATATGAACTCCATCCTTCATGATTCTAAAAGACTGATCGTTAAACATTCCTTTTGTATCATCTGTTAATGGTACATGTACAGTAATATAATCACTATTTACATAAAGCTGCTCTAAATTAAATGCTCTTTGCACATTCCGAGATAAATTCCATGCGGTATCGACTGAAATGAATGGATCGAATCCAATGACATCCATATCCAAGTTCAAAGCATCATTTGCAACTCGAGCGCCAATAGCTCCTAAGCCGATAACCCCAAGTGTTTTTCCTTTTATTTCATTCCCAACAAATTGCTTCTTTCCAGCTTCCACTAATTTGGGGATTTCGTTCCCTTTATTTGCAAGTGATTTTGTCCAAGCAACTCCAGCAAATAAGTTTCGTGAAGAGGCCATAAGTGTAGTTAGAACAAGTTCTTTTACAGCATTGGCATTGGCACCAGGAGTGTTAAACACAACAATTCCACGTTCTGTACAAGCATGAACAGGAATGTTATTTACACCAGCACCCGCTCTTGCAATCGCCTTAATGGTTGGTGCAATTTCCATATCATGCATATTAAAACTACGAAGAACAATGGCATCTACTTTTTCACTGACATTATCAATTTTGTAATGATTAGTATTAAATACATCTAAGCCGCATTTTGCAATGTTATTTAAGGTTTTTATGATAAACACATGTCTCTCCCCTTTTAAAAACTAGATTGCTATTGCTATGGAACAAACAAGCTGGGTTCGTTAAAAAATAAATACTTTATCACTTATAATCGATTAGTCAAGACAATAGTACACAAAAAGTTGACTTATTTCAAAAAATACGATCTATTCAATCAATCACTAGGATGAAAATTTTATGTATGAATTTTTAAGGATTTATTATAATAAACAAATGTGTTCGCTAATTCGTGGAAATTGACATTTGATCGGCTTTATTAAATAGCAAAAAGGCAAACCACTAACTAATTGTGTTTGCCTAATCATCCATCTAGTCTTTATTTTCTATAATGATTTTTAGCGCTTCAATTAGTCCGGGAAGTTTATCAAAGTTTGCATGATCACAAGTATTAATGATTTCATTGATTCTATTTTGGATTTTCGTTTCTGCTTTCTCTATCGTGTACAGAACAAATTCCATAGCGCACCTCAAGTTGTTTTATTATTTAGTGTATGCTCATAAACAAATTATGTTTGTCTTAATTTTTGATGGAAATTGTAAAGTACATATAACAAGACATGAAATATAATTTGGTGTTATTCATTACTGTTAAAAATTACAAAAATCAAAAGAGAGCGGGTGCAGGATCATTTATAAAACATTTATTGTCATGTTGTTGGCTCTTTTAATAAATGGATTTAGTCATTTTACTATATCGATAGTGACTGCGGAATCGGCTGTGGCTATCTCTGAGGATACAAATAAACATATAGAGCCAGATAAAATAGCTCCTATTCAACCAGCGTCAAGCGAAAGAGATATTCCTGCTTCAAAAACAATCGATCCAATTAAAACAATTATTACCGCTGGATCAAAATATATTGGAAATTCTGTATACGTATTTGGCGGTGGTAGAAATGAAGTTGATATAGCAAAAGGAAGGTTTGATTGTTCTAGTTTTGTTCATTGGGCGTTTAGGCAAGCAGGTATTGAAATCGGAACAACCACTGATACCATTAAAAACAATGGCCGCCAAGTTTCATCAAGTGAATTGCGACCAGGAGATTTAGTCTTCTTTGATACATATAAAAAAGATGGACATGTCGGAATCTACCTAGGAAACCATAAGTTTCTCGGCTCGCAAAGTTCAACTGGTGTAGCAATTGCAGACATGGCTAGTGGTTACTGGAAAGAGCGATTTAATGGACGAGTCGTCCGTATCATTGAGTAGCAATAATAAAAACCCACATGTAAGAGTGGGTTTTTATTATTTATAGAAATCTTCAGGGATTTTGCCAAATTTTCTCTTATGATAAAGTAGCGGTTCTTTATCTTCGTGTTGAATATCAATAACTTCACCAATTAAAATGGTATGATCCCCAGCCTCTACTTGTTTATGGGTGTTACATTGAAGTACACCGTAAGCCCCCGAAATAATTGGCAACCCTTGTTCGGATAATTCCCATTTACAGTTAGCAAAACGGTCGACTCCTTTTGAAGCAAATATAGAACAAATATCCCCTTGATCACTTGCCAAAGTATGAACGGCAAATTTTCCTGCGTTTTTAAATATATCTAATGTTGAGACTCTATGATCAATTGACCATAAAATTAAAGTCGGATCTAAGGACACTGAAGCAAATGAATTTACAGTTAATCCAACTGGAGTTCCGTCTTTATCTACGGTCGTTATAACCGTGACACCTGTTGGATAATTCCCCATAACGGTTTTAAATGCTGTTTCTCGACTATTTTTATCCAATAAAATCATCCTCCCATCTTCTATTTCTAATCTAATAGCCGTATTAATTATTCGCAAATTAATGACAGATTTATTACTATAAAGATATTAGAAATTATCTTCAATATAACATGGATACTAAGATAATTGCT is a genomic window of Niallia sp. XMNu-256 containing:
- a CDS encoding DMT family transporter; its protein translation is MKSIFQNKWAVIGFAAICAFLWGSAFPVLKISNLELRIAADDSIAQIVFAGIRFLLAGLILLIFLFLTNRKKLVIKRSQIMIIILFGLIQTSLQYYFFYIGLAKVSGMQGALLTSSGTFLAVILAHYYYKNDHLDWKKGIGILTGFAGIILANWGQTFQFQFHFTGEGFMILAGLTTAITTIMAKELATDIHPVTLTGWQLTIGALLLLLIGVPQLNEDAITFTPFGWGLLIYAAFLSAVAFALWTTILKYNKAGKVSIYNFLTPVFGALLSALLVPGERLNLSIVVAIALVAFGIIIMNYNKKVKNSSELLSKTKAG
- a CDS encoding phosphoglycerate dehydrogenase, with translation MFIIKTLNNIAKCGLDVFNTNHYKIDNVSEKVDAIVLRSFNMHDMEIAPTIKAIARAGAGVNNIPVHACTERGIVVFNTPGANANAVKELVLTTLMASSRNLFAGVAWTKSLANKGNEIPKLVEAGKKQFVGNEIKGKTLGVIGLGAIGARVANDALNLDMDVIGFDPFISVDTAWNLSRNVQRAFNLEQLYVNSDYITVHVPLTDDTKGMFNDQSFRIMKDGVHIFNFSRGELVNELDMAVALEIGKVGKYITDFPNEKILKMKNAIAIPHLGASTRESEENCAIMASRQIKEYLETGNIINSVNFPNASLPYTGKRRVTAYHKNVPNMVGQITSVLSKYHLNIADMINRSRGEYAYTIIDIDNQFNGDLAPILEEKIKQITGMVSVRII
- a CDS encoding flavin reductase family protein; amino-acid sequence: MILLDKNSRETAFKTVMGNYPTGVTVITTVDKDGTPVGLTVNSFASVSLDPTLILWSIDHRVSTLDIFKNAGKFAVHTLASDQGDICSIFASKGVDRFANCKWELSEQGLPIISGAYGVLQCNTHKQVEAGDHTILIGEVIDIQHEDKEPLLYHKRKFGKIPEDFYK